In Haloterrigena turkmenica DSM 5511, a single genomic region encodes these proteins:
- the hisS gene encoding histidine--tRNA ligase, with protein sequence MYDHLKGFRDFYPAEMGARREVIDTLEATARRYGFREVGTPALERTQMYVDKSGEEIVEELYAFEDKGGREVALTPELTPTVARMVVAKQQELSKPIKWVSTRPFWRYEQVQQGRFREFYQTNVDIFGSSEPEADAEILAFAADALTDLGLTGEEFEFRVSHRDILGGLFESFDADVDTAAAIRAVDKSEKISHNEYHDLLVDAGLSYDQAAEFDDLLAVGEDDLDELVEFAGTDRVEAAVTNLQNVLEAAADFGAREYCTLSLETARGLDYYTGVVFECFDSTGEVSRSVFGGGRYDDLIESFGGQPTPAVGVAPGLAPLSLLLQRADVWPDEAFTTDYYVLQIGDTRSEAARIVRDLRERGHVVETDVADRSFGSQLNYADSINAETVVVAGEQDLENDEVTIKDMESGDQTQAPIDEFPGDRERPTYDDFA encoded by the coding sequence ATGTACGACCACCTCAAGGGGTTTCGTGATTTCTACCCCGCCGAGATGGGGGCGCGCCGGGAGGTTATCGACACGCTGGAGGCCACGGCGCGACGGTACGGCTTCCGGGAGGTCGGCACCCCCGCACTCGAGCGCACCCAGATGTACGTCGACAAGAGCGGCGAGGAGATCGTCGAAGAGCTCTACGCGTTCGAGGACAAAGGCGGCCGCGAGGTCGCGCTGACCCCCGAGTTGACCCCGACCGTCGCGCGGATGGTCGTCGCCAAACAGCAGGAGCTCTCGAAGCCGATCAAGTGGGTCTCGACGCGGCCGTTCTGGCGCTACGAGCAGGTTCAGCAGGGCCGGTTCCGCGAGTTCTACCAGACCAACGTCGACATCTTCGGCTCGAGCGAACCCGAGGCCGACGCCGAAATCCTCGCGTTCGCCGCCGACGCGCTGACCGACCTCGGCCTGACCGGCGAGGAGTTCGAGTTCCGCGTCTCCCACCGCGACATCCTCGGCGGCCTCTTCGAGTCGTTCGACGCCGACGTGGACACGGCCGCGGCCATCCGCGCCGTCGACAAGTCCGAGAAGATCAGCCACAACGAGTACCACGACCTGCTCGTCGACGCCGGCTTGAGCTACGATCAGGCCGCCGAGTTCGACGACCTGCTCGCGGTCGGCGAGGACGACCTCGACGAACTCGTCGAGTTCGCCGGCACGGACCGCGTCGAGGCGGCCGTGACCAACCTCCAGAACGTCCTCGAGGCCGCAGCCGACTTCGGCGCCCGCGAGTACTGTACGCTCTCGCTGGAGACCGCCCGCGGGCTCGATTACTACACCGGCGTCGTCTTCGAGTGCTTTGACTCGACCGGCGAGGTCTCCCGGTCGGTCTTCGGCGGCGGCCGCTACGACGACCTAATCGAGAGCTTCGGCGGGCAGCCGACGCCCGCCGTCGGCGTCGCGCCCGGCCTCGCGCCGCTGTCCCTGCTCCTCCAGCGGGCGGACGTCTGGCCGGATGAGGCGTTCACGACCGACTACTACGTCCTCCAGATCGGAGACACGCGGTCGGAGGCCGCCCGGATCGTCCGCGACCTCCGCGAGCGCGGCCACGTCGTCGAGACCGACGTCGCGGATCGCTCCTTCGGCTCGCAGCTGAACTACGCCGACTCGATCAACGCCGAAACCGTCGTCGTCGCCGGCGAGCAGGACCTCGAGAACGACGAGGTGACGATCAAGGACATGGAATCCGGCGACCAGACGCAGGCGCCGATCGACGAGTTCCCCGGCGACCGAGAGCGACCGACCTACGACGACTTCGCCTGA
- a CDS encoding DoxX family protein, with translation MATNEATVQWLGKRQEFDYADGIAGYVLVGIRLIVGYWFLHAGWGKFGFVAGEPFDAAGYLAHAETPIAPLFEFVAATPWLLEFTNVMIPLGEFCIGLGLIVGALVRLAAFFGGVLMVLFYLGNADWANGYVNGDLLGLLMFVLIGVFAAGRILGVDAYLEETEFVRQRPWLGYLLG, from the coding sequence ATGGCAACTAACGAAGCGACCGTGCAGTGGCTGGGGAAGCGCCAGGAGTTCGACTACGCCGACGGTATCGCCGGCTACGTGCTGGTGGGGATCCGACTGATCGTCGGCTACTGGTTCCTCCACGCCGGGTGGGGAAAGTTCGGGTTCGTCGCCGGCGAGCCGTTCGACGCGGCGGGCTACCTCGCACACGCGGAGACGCCCATCGCCCCGCTGTTCGAGTTCGTCGCCGCGACGCCCTGGCTGCTCGAGTTCACTAACGTGATGATCCCCCTCGGCGAGTTCTGCATCGGACTGGGGCTCATCGTGGGGGCGCTTGTACGTCTGGCCGCCTTCTTCGGCGGCGTCCTCATGGTGCTGTTCTACCTGGGCAACGCCGACTGGGCGAACGGCTACGTCAACGGCGACCTGCTCGGGCTCCTCATGTTCGTGCTCATCGGGGTCTTCGCCGCGGGACGGATCCTCGGCGTCGACGCCTACCTCGAGGAGACCGAGTTCGTCCGCCAGCGGCCGTGGCTGGGCTACCTCCTCGGGTGA
- a CDS encoding sulfatase-like hydrolase/transferase encodes MADSRPNVLFVLTDQERYDCTAPEGPPVETPAMDRLSSEGMRFSRACTPISICTSARASLMTGLFPHGHGMLNNSHEADAIRPNLPPELPTFSELLAENGYDCSYTGKWHVGRDQTPEDFGFAYLGGSDKHHDDIDEAFREYREERGVPPGEVDLEEVLYTGDDPRDASEGTFVAATTPVDVEETRAYFLAERTIDAIEAHADGDSGEGDGNGSDPFFHRADFYGPHHPYVVPEPYASMYDPNEIDPPESYAETYDGKPQVHENFHYYRGADGLEWDHWAEATAKYWGFVSLIDDQLERILEALEEHGLADETAVVHASDHGDFVGNHRQFNKGPLMYDDTYRIPLQVRWPGVAEPGTTCEVPVHLHDLAATFLEMGGVDVPESFDSRSLVPLLETGDDPDAVPDDWPDSTFAQYHGDEFGLYTQRMVRTGRYKYVYNGPDIDELYDLKADPAELQNLIDHPGYADVREEMRDRLVDWMQETDDPNQGWVPDVLRDTP; translated from the coding sequence ATGGCCGATAGCCGCCCGAACGTTCTGTTCGTCCTCACCGACCAGGAGCGCTACGACTGCACGGCGCCCGAGGGACCGCCCGTCGAGACGCCGGCGATGGATCGCCTCTCGAGCGAGGGGATGCGTTTCTCGCGGGCTTGCACCCCGATCAGCATCTGTACGAGCGCCCGCGCCTCGCTCATGACCGGCCTGTTCCCCCACGGCCACGGGATGTTGAACAACAGCCACGAGGCGGACGCGATCCGGCCGAACCTGCCGCCCGAGTTACCGACGTTCTCGGAACTGCTGGCCGAGAACGGGTACGACTGCAGCTACACCGGAAAGTGGCACGTCGGCCGGGACCAGACGCCCGAGGACTTCGGCTTCGCCTATCTCGGCGGCAGCGACAAACACCACGACGACATCGACGAGGCGTTCCGGGAGTACCGCGAGGAACGCGGCGTCCCGCCGGGCGAGGTCGACCTCGAGGAGGTGCTCTACACCGGCGACGACCCGCGCGATGCGAGCGAGGGAACCTTCGTCGCGGCGACGACCCCGGTCGATGTCGAGGAGACCCGCGCGTACTTCCTCGCCGAGCGGACGATCGACGCCATCGAAGCGCACGCCGATGGCGACAGCGGAGAGGGCGACGGAAACGGCAGCGACCCATTCTTCCACCGCGCGGACTTCTACGGCCCCCACCACCCCTACGTCGTCCCCGAGCCCTACGCCTCGATGTACGACCCCAACGAGATCGATCCGCCCGAAAGCTACGCCGAGACGTACGACGGGAAGCCCCAAGTTCACGAGAACTTCCACTACTACCGCGGCGCCGACGGCCTCGAGTGGGACCACTGGGCCGAGGCCACCGCGAAGTACTGGGGGTTCGTCTCGCTGATCGACGACCAGCTCGAGCGGATCCTCGAGGCGCTCGAGGAGCACGGACTGGCGGACGAGACGGCCGTCGTCCACGCCTCGGATCACGGCGACTTCGTCGGCAACCACCGCCAGTTCAACAAGGGCCCGCTGATGTACGACGACACCTACCGGATTCCCCTACAGGTGCGCTGGCCCGGCGTCGCCGAACCCGGAACGACGTGCGAGGTGCCCGTCCACCTCCACGATCTGGCCGCGACGTTCCTCGAGATGGGCGGCGTCGACGTTCCGGAGTCGTTCGATTCCCGAAGTCTGGTGCCGCTGCTCGAGACCGGCGACGACCCGGACGCGGTGCCCGACGACTGGCCCGACTCCACCTTCGCCCAGTATCACGGCGACGAGTTCGGCCTCTACACCCAGCGGATGGTCCGCACTGGGCGCTACAAGTACGTCTACAACGGTCCCGACATCGACGAGCTGTACGACCTCAAGGCCGATCCCGCCGAATTGCAGAACCTGATCGACCACCCGGGATACGCGGACGTTCGCGAGGAAATGCGGGATCGACTCGTCGACTGGATGCAGGAGACGGACGATCCGAACCAGGGGTGGGTGCCAGACGTGCTCAGAGACACGCCGTAA
- a CDS encoding desampylase — MTGPDPGLVVPTAIRDRILERAREGAPEEICGIFGGDFEPEGQSRVRSQYPAGNVAETPRTRYRIDPEEQLAIFEHLEDRGEEIVGFYHSHPRGPPSPSATDEAQATWPDRSYLIVSLEPLEVGSWRWREDGDDERFDRERIVLE; from the coding sequence GTGACCGGTCCCGATCCCGGACTCGTCGTTCCCACCGCGATTCGCGATCGGATCCTTGAGCGTGCTCGTGAGGGCGCTCCAGAGGAGATTTGCGGAATCTTCGGCGGCGACTTCGAGCCCGAGGGACAGAGTCGGGTTCGCTCGCAGTATCCCGCTGGGAACGTCGCGGAGACGCCGCGAACCCGATACCGGATCGATCCCGAGGAGCAACTCGCGATCTTCGAGCACCTCGAGGACCGCGGCGAGGAAATCGTCGGCTTCTATCACTCTCATCCCCGCGGGCCGCCCAGTCCGAGCGCGACCGACGAGGCGCAGGCGACCTGGCCCGATCGGTCATACCTGATCGTCTCGCTCGAGCCCCTCGAGGTCGGCTCGTGGCGCTGGCGTGAGGACGGTGATGACGAGCGATTCGATCGGGAGCGGATCGTTCTCGAGTGA
- a CDS encoding cobalamin-binding protein encodes MRIVTTLPSATETVAALGIEPVGVSHECDYPPGVESLPSVTDSRIDADASSGEIDQQVLETADDGGVYDVDTDLLESLEPDLIVTQGMCDVCAVDEVVMEDAVEEIDADPEILTTDPHSVDDVLEDLERIGRATGREERAREVRANLESRIDAVRERTADALEPNDRPRVAIFDWTDPVMVAGHWTAELVEWVGGEYGLADVGQRSSPREWADIREYDPELIVVAPCGFGLEQTAANTADLTEREGWDDLTAVREGRVWAMDGHHYLNRPGTRLVDTLEALASIVQPELFDEETPPVALEEIAVPFEQLTDRLEAEA; translated from the coding sequence ATGCGAATCGTCACGACGCTCCCCTCGGCGACCGAAACCGTGGCCGCGCTCGGGATCGAACCCGTGGGCGTCTCCCACGAGTGCGACTACCCGCCCGGCGTCGAGTCCCTCCCGTCGGTCACCGACTCGAGGATCGACGCCGATGCCTCGAGCGGCGAGATCGACCAGCAGGTGCTCGAGACCGCCGACGATGGGGGCGTTTACGACGTCGACACCGACCTGCTCGAGTCCCTCGAGCCGGACCTGATCGTCACGCAGGGGATGTGCGACGTCTGTGCGGTCGACGAAGTGGTCATGGAGGACGCTGTCGAGGAGATCGACGCGGACCCGGAGATTCTCACCACCGATCCGCACAGCGTCGACGACGTTCTCGAGGATCTCGAGCGGATCGGCCGCGCCACGGGTCGCGAGGAGCGCGCCCGCGAGGTCCGAGCGAATCTCGAGTCTCGCATCGACGCCGTTCGAGAGCGAACCGCCGACGCCCTCGAGCCTAACGACCGGCCCCGCGTGGCCATCTTCGACTGGACCGACCCCGTCATGGTCGCGGGCCACTGGACCGCTGAACTGGTCGAGTGGGTCGGCGGCGAGTACGGGCTGGCCGACGTCGGTCAGCGCTCGAGTCCCCGCGAGTGGGCAGACATCCGCGAGTACGATCCCGAACTGATCGTCGTCGCGCCCTGCGGCTTCGGCCTCGAGCAGACCGCCGCGAATACCGCCGATCTGACTGAGCGCGAGGGGTGGGACGACCTCACCGCGGTCCGCGAGGGCCGCGTCTGGGCGATGGACGGCCACCACTACCTGAACCGGCCCGGGACGCGGCTGGTGGACACGCTCGAGGCGCTGGCCTCGATCGTCCAGCCGGAACTGTTCGACGAGGAAACGCCACCCGTCGCGCTCGAGGAGATCGCCGTGCCGTTCGAGCAGTTGACCGATCGACTCGAGGCGGAGGCGTAG
- the npdG gene encoding NADPH-dependent F420 reductase, which yields MRIALLGGTGDIGQGLALRFARDTDHEVLIGSRDPEKARDAVETYEENLESRGADADVKGFANEMAADRADVVILSVPPYYAGDTVEAVADNLDEDTILVTPAVGMQGDEDGLHYHPPGAGSVTELVADRAPDEVPVVGAFHNLAADALSDLDNNLDLDTLLVADDDDAKETVRNLANEIEGLRALDVGPLANAAEVESVTPLVINIAKYNDDLHDVGVKFH from the coding sequence ATGCGAATCGCACTACTCGGCGGAACCGGCGATATCGGGCAGGGACTGGCCCTGCGCTTTGCACGCGATACGGACCACGAAGTCCTCATCGGCTCGCGCGATCCCGAGAAGGCTCGCGACGCGGTCGAAACCTACGAGGAGAACCTCGAGTCCCGCGGCGCCGACGCGGACGTCAAGGGCTTCGCGAACGAGATGGCGGCCGACCGGGCCGACGTCGTCATCCTCAGCGTGCCGCCGTACTACGCCGGCGACACCGTCGAGGCCGTCGCTGACAACCTCGACGAGGACACGATCCTGGTCACCCCCGCGGTCGGCATGCAGGGCGACGAGGACGGCCTCCACTATCACCCGCCGGGCGCCGGCAGCGTCACCGAACTGGTCGCCGACCGCGCGCCCGACGAGGTGCCCGTCGTCGGCGCCTTCCACAACCTCGCGGCCGACGCGCTCTCGGATCTGGACAACAACCTGGACCTCGATACGCTGCTCGTCGCGGACGACGACGACGCCAAGGAGACCGTCCGCAACCTCGCCAACGAGATCGAGGGCCTGCGCGCGCTCGACGTCGGCCCCCTCGCGAACGCGGCCGAAGTCGAGAGCGTCACCCCCCTCGTGATCAACATCGCGAAGTACAACGACGACCTGCACGACGTCGGCGTCAAGTTCCACTAA
- a CDS encoding LLM class flavin-dependent oxidoreductase — MELSIVDLAPMPEDGTATEAFEHTIERARRAERLGYSRFWVAEHHDFTDSVASTTPEALIPYVAAKTEDIRVGSGTVLLNHYSPYKVAETFGVLDALEPGRIDLGLGRATGNPASDLALQPDRSQRRRTGDDQAEKVEEVANHLYGGFDDDHPFRDLEVPRSGDSAPEIWVHGSSPQSATIAGELGLPYCFAAFIRPEPAVQAFETYREHFEPSPDGAGLEAPRGAIAVNMTCAETDEEAARLRATAEASSRLLRSGRVDRLPIRSVDRAIDVLGDAPDPTPTDIEPGEWPRHLSGGPETAREILEELTAQAGVDEVVIQSQHADPETTLRSHELLADAVGLEARE; from the coding sequence ATGGAGCTCTCGATCGTCGATCTCGCACCGATGCCGGAGGACGGTACCGCGACGGAGGCGTTCGAACACACGATCGAACGCGCCCGGCGGGCCGAGCGACTCGGCTACTCGCGGTTCTGGGTGGCCGAACACCACGACTTCACCGACTCGGTGGCGAGCACGACGCCGGAGGCCCTGATCCCCTACGTCGCCGCGAAGACGGAGGACATCCGGGTCGGCTCGGGCACCGTCCTGTTGAACCACTACAGCCCGTACAAGGTCGCGGAGACGTTCGGCGTCCTCGACGCCTTGGAGCCCGGCCGGATCGACCTCGGCCTTGGCCGGGCGACGGGAAACCCCGCGAGCGATCTCGCCCTCCAGCCGGATCGCAGCCAACGGCGGCGAACCGGCGACGATCAGGCGGAGAAGGTCGAGGAGGTCGCCAACCATCTCTACGGCGGCTTCGACGACGACCACCCGTTCCGCGACCTCGAGGTACCCCGATCGGGCGACTCCGCGCCCGAAATCTGGGTCCACGGCTCGAGTCCACAGAGCGCGACGATCGCCGGCGAACTGGGACTGCCGTACTGTTTCGCCGCGTTCATCCGCCCCGAGCCGGCGGTACAGGCGTTCGAGACCTACCGGGAGCACTTCGAGCCCTCGCCGGACGGCGCCGGCCTCGAGGCGCCCCGCGGCGCCATCGCGGTGAACATGACCTGTGCCGAGACGGACGAAGAGGCCGCGCGGCTCCGCGCGACCGCCGAGGCCTCGTCGCGACTGCTCCGCAGCGGGCGGGTCGACCGACTCCCGATTCGGTCGGTCGACCGGGCGATCGACGTCCTCGGCGACGCTCCCGACCCGACGCCGACGGACATCGAGCCCGGCGAGTGGCCTCGGCACCTCTCCGGCGGACCGGAGACGGCCCGCGAGATCCTCGAGGAACTGACCGCACAGGCCGGGGTCGACGAGGTCGTGATCCAGAGTCAGCACGCCGACCCCGAGACGACGCTGCGCTCGCACGAACTGCTCGCCGACGCCGTCGGCCTCGAGGCGCGCGAATAG
- a CDS encoding glycerophosphodiester phosphodiesterase — protein MDSPAVIAHRGYAGVAPENTIAAAETAAAHDETTMLEIDVQPAACGTPVVIHDERLEGTDTRDGRPLTDTTGLVWETPLGEIQTARVLGTDETVPTLAQLLEAIPETVGVNVELKNPGTTDLRFGESLSADDRDDRREVWTPFVERVIDDCATFDGELLFSSFCEGALAALREIAPRYAAAALVWDDLEAGLEIARRYDCEAIHPPRNAISGTPLADTEYAGFGADEPKIDILEEAHAEGRTVNVWTATNWRQFEALESAGVDGIVADYPELGTYSSAR, from the coding sequence ATGGACAGTCCAGCGGTGATCGCCCACCGCGGTTATGCGGGGGTCGCCCCGGAGAACACGATCGCAGCGGCCGAGACCGCCGCAGCACACGACGAAACGACCATGCTCGAGATCGACGTCCAACCCGCGGCCTGCGGCACCCCGGTCGTGATCCACGACGAGCGCCTCGAGGGAACCGACACCCGCGACGGCCGTCCGCTCACCGACACAACGGGACTCGTCTGGGAAACACCGCTCGGGGAGATCCAAACCGCACGCGTCCTCGGGACCGACGAAACGGTCCCCACACTTGCGCAATTGCTCGAGGCGATCCCCGAGACGGTCGGTGTCAACGTCGAACTCAAAAATCCGGGGACGACCGACTTGCGGTTCGGCGAGTCCCTCTCGGCCGACGACCGAGACGATCGCCGCGAGGTCTGGACGCCGTTCGTCGAGCGCGTGATCGATGACTGCGCGACTTTCGACGGTGAACTCCTCTTCTCGTCGTTCTGCGAGGGCGCGCTCGCTGCCCTCCGCGAGATCGCGCCGCGGTACGCCGCCGCGGCGCTCGTCTGGGACGACCTCGAGGCGGGCCTCGAGATCGCCCGCCGCTACGACTGCGAGGCGATCCACCCGCCGAGAAACGCGATCAGCGGAACGCCGCTCGCGGATACCGAGTACGCCGGGTTCGGAGCCGACGAGCCGAAGATCGACATCCTCGAGGAAGCCCACGCCGAGGGGCGGACGGTCAACGTCTGGACGGCGACGAACTGGCGCCAGTTCGAGGCCCTCGAGAGCGCGGGCGTCGACGGGATCGTCGCCGACTACCCGGAGCTGGGAACGTACTCGAGCGCCCGATAG
- a CDS encoding TIGR01548 family HAD-type hydrolase, whose protein sequence is MNADAVVLDVDGVLVDVADSYRRAIVDSVERVYDRTIRKADIQQFKDAGGFNNDWELTYAAALYVLATGEGYGTSIDDFTDEIAARGGGLEAAEDAIRDDLGARATQRVLERWDRERLRDGFQQLYLGADLYRGLEGGEPDIETRGFIHDEPILLEESTRDALVGDDALSVGVLTGRPEAEAEIALERVGLEDAIPPEHRFTMDDWEEGKPHPRALTTLAERFDADRVVFVGDTLDDVRTANNAREADPEREYHGVGVLTGGLTGEEGRRKYEAEDASAVLESINALPDLLES, encoded by the coding sequence ATGAACGCAGACGCCGTCGTGCTAGACGTCGACGGAGTGCTCGTCGACGTCGCCGACTCCTACCGACGCGCGATCGTCGACTCCGTCGAACGCGTCTACGACCGAACGATCCGCAAGGCCGACATCCAGCAGTTCAAGGACGCCGGCGGGTTCAACAACGATTGGGAACTGACCTACGCCGCCGCGCTGTACGTGCTCGCGACCGGCGAGGGGTACGGCACGTCGATCGACGACTTCACCGACGAGATCGCCGCCCGCGGCGGCGGCCTCGAGGCTGCCGAGGACGCGATCCGCGACGACCTCGGTGCCCGGGCGACCCAGCGAGTGCTCGAGCGCTGGGACCGCGAGCGGCTTCGGGACGGCTTCCAGCAACTGTATCTGGGCGCCGACCTCTATCGAGGCCTCGAGGGCGGCGAGCCCGACATCGAGACGCGCGGATTCATCCACGACGAACCGATCCTGCTCGAGGAGTCGACCCGCGACGCGCTCGTCGGGGACGACGCGCTCTCCGTCGGCGTGCTGACCGGCCGTCCGGAAGCCGAGGCCGAGATCGCCCTCGAGCGCGTCGGCCTCGAGGACGCGATTCCCCCCGAGCACCGGTTCACGATGGACGACTGGGAGGAGGGCAAGCCCCACCCGCGGGCGCTGACGACGCTCGCCGAGCGGTTCGATGCCGACCGCGTGGTCTTCGTCGGCGACACGTTAGACGACGTTCGGACGGCGAACAACGCCCGCGAGGCCGATCCTGAGCGGGAGTACCACGGCGTCGGCGTCCTCACCGGTGGGCTGACGGGCGAGGAGGGGCGCCGAAAGTACGAGGCCGAAGACGCCTCGGCCGTTCTCGAGTCGATCAACGCGTTGCCCGACCTGCTCGAGTCGTAG
- a CDS encoding metalloprotease family protein, with protein MTPTGVSPLVAVLIVVVAMTVIVAVVGSLTRVVMRLLAAPGVVVHELAHKQVCHLVGVPVREVAYFRFGDPPGYVRHAQPGRYRESFAISVAPFLVNTVVSVAAFLGFAALASSLGIADALAHATAEPVASANALRDSLVAAPSGELALTVALGWLGLAVGVQAFPSTSDANTLWTRSRSEWRRTPVVLLGVPVVVVIYLVNLLSWLWADVIYALGLCLLAFYTVGGLGF; from the coding sequence ATGACTCCTACTGGCGTTTCGCCTCTCGTCGCGGTCCTCATCGTCGTCGTCGCGATGACGGTGATCGTCGCCGTCGTCGGCTCTCTGACCCGAGTCGTGATGCGCCTCCTCGCCGCACCCGGCGTCGTCGTCCACGAACTCGCTCACAAGCAGGTCTGTCACCTCGTCGGGGTGCCCGTCAGGGAGGTCGCCTACTTCCGGTTCGGCGACCCACCGGGCTACGTCCGCCACGCCCAGCCCGGACGGTACCGCGAGTCGTTCGCGATCAGCGTCGCCCCGTTTCTGGTCAACACCGTCGTCTCGGTCGCGGCCTTCCTCGGGTTCGCCGCGCTCGCGTCGTCGCTGGGAATCGCGGACGCCCTTGCCCACGCGACCGCGGAGCCGGTCGCGTCGGCGAACGCACTTCGTGACAGCCTCGTGGCGGCCCCGAGCGGCGAACTCGCGCTCACGGTCGCGCTCGGATGGCTCGGCCTCGCGGTCGGCGTGCAGGCGTTCCCGAGCACCAGCGACGCGAACACGCTCTGGACGCGCTCTCGATCGGAGTGGCGGCGAACGCCGGTCGTCCTGCTCGGCGTCCCCGTCGTCGTCGTGATCTACCTCGTGAACCTGCTCTCGTGGCTGTGGGCCGACGTGATCTACGCGCTGGGGCTCTGCTTGCTGGCGTTCTACACGGTCGGCGGACTCGGGTTCTGA
- a CDS encoding UPF0146 family protein, protein MAHSRRNAETLLETLAEYDRLVEVGIGRRTDVAAALADRGVAVTATDVHDRPVPDGVRFVRDDIVDPDPAVYAAAEAIYALNLPPELHRPALAVARETDADLLFTTLGGDQPAIPVERRTIETGTLYVARASPTERRR, encoded by the coding sequence GTGGCCCACTCTCGCCGGAACGCGGAGACGCTGCTCGAGACCCTGGCCGAGTACGATCGGCTCGTCGAAGTCGGAATCGGTCGCCGAACCGACGTAGCGGCCGCGCTGGCCGATCGCGGCGTCGCCGTCACCGCGACTGACGTCCACGACCGGCCGGTCCCCGACGGCGTCCGGTTCGTCCGCGACGATATCGTCGACCCAGATCCAGCGGTCTACGCCGCGGCCGAGGCGATCTACGCGCTGAACCTCCCGCCGGAACTTCACCGACCCGCGCTCGCGGTGGCTCGCGAGACCGACGCCGACCTCCTGTTTACGACCCTCGGCGGCGACCAGCCCGCGATCCCGGTCGAGCGCCGGACGATCGAGACGGGGACGCTGTACGTCGCTCGAGCCTCGCCGACTGAACGCCGACGGTGA
- a CDS encoding archaemetzincin family Zn-dependent metalloprotease, giving the protein MLVDIVPVGNVPANVKRAASAALRSVYDCDVSVNDSQSVPNGAYDADRNQYAAETFIQLAERVGRGTKNIAITPHDLFYRRRNYVFGLAYLDGSGSVVSTYRLQTSSDGGFSNQSAEDIFEDRVRKEIVHEIGHTYGLEHCDNNRCVMNFSPTVREVDIKEENLCGSCQRLIS; this is encoded by the coding sequence ATGCTCGTCGATATCGTGCCGGTCGGCAACGTCCCCGCGAACGTCAAGCGGGCGGCTTCCGCTGCGTTGCGATCGGTTTACGACTGCGACGTCTCGGTCAACGACTCGCAGTCGGTCCCGAACGGTGCTTACGACGCCGACCGGAACCAGTACGCCGCCGAAACGTTCATCCAGCTCGCCGAACGGGTCGGCCGCGGGACGAAAAACATCGCGATCACGCCACACGACCTCTTCTACCGCCGTCGCAACTACGTCTTCGGGCTGGCCTACCTCGACGGCAGCGGGAGCGTCGTCTCGACCTACCGCCTCCAGACCTCGAGCGACGGCGGCTTCTCGAACCAGAGCGCCGAGGACATCTTCGAGGACCGGGTCCGCAAGGAGATCGTCCACGAAATCGGCCACACCTACGGGTTAGAGCACTGCGACAACAACCGCTGTGTCATGAACTTCTCGCCGACGGTCCGCGAGGTCGACATCAAGGAAGAGAACCTCTGCGGGAGCTGTCAGCGGCTGATTAGCTGA